The Bos taurus isolate L1 Dominette 01449 registration number 42190680 breed Hereford chromosome 18, ARS-UCD2.0, whole genome shotgun sequence genome has a window encoding:
- the LOC112442207 gene encoding zinc finger protein 345-like has product MKDQEYTGICERSRRCSYGHKETEIVSHKVDITAKRNEQCESNCGKHPFPLSTSAEKCISSSKGLHHFLKRTRSLKGNVENLESHPVSTANTHSNHSEHGLRLHIHSSTSENQKFKNDGENSQYNQFEGSVSKGSLFFHQQTVSLCSKMCHVDNNGRELILPSLFNTHHDMVNTEQLFTCNNTSHALSKSSTPNNYKHIYNGVRNHSCNETGYKTEQDSNPMKHQGPQSSDKDSKNSTCRNILYQISGLPLNESTHTGEKTYNCEYGDVSNQSSNVTQQQSIQNPQTSYKCKKCEKAFTNSSSLSRQRKIHSGWKPFKCTECGNTSNQNSKLSQDRQIHPGKKPYECKECGKAFMSCSHLSRHQRIHTGEKPYKCTKCGKAFNQNSNLTQHQRIHTEQKPYKGKEGGKATFRCSHFSLHQRVHAGEKPNTCKECGKVFPCSLRLTQHQITHMQQKSYKCTKCGKAFNQKSNLTQHQRIHTGEKPYKCKDCGKAFNQCSGLTYHQRIHTGEKPYKCKDCGKAFRQRSYLTKHQVIHTGEKSYKCKECGKAFSHYSTLAKHQRIHTGEKPYKCKDCGKEFNQCSGLTYHQRIHTGEKPYKCTECGKSFSQNSTLTQHQRIHTGERPYKCKDCGKDFSKHSGLTYHQRIHTGEKPYKCTECGKAFCHHSSLIQHQRIHTGEKPYKCKECGKAFIKHSHLTQHQRIHIGGKTL; this is encoded by the coding sequence ATGAAAGACCAGGAATATACGGGGATATGTGAAAGATCTAGAAGATGTTCATATGGACATAAAGAAACTGAGATAGTTTCACACAAGGTGGACATTACTGCCAAAAGAAATGAGCAATGTGAGTCAAATTGTGGAAAACACCCGTTTCCATTATCAACATCTGCAGAGAAGTGTATCTCTTCAAGCAAAGGCTTACATCATTTTTTGAAACGTACACGTTCTCTGAAGGGAAATGTGGAAAATCTGGAAAGTCATCCAGTCTCTACTGCAAATACTCATTCAAACCACTCTGAACACGGGCTTCGATTACACATACATTCAAGCACGTCTGAaaaccagaaatttaaaaatgatgggGAAAACTCACAATATAATCAGTTTGAGGGATCTGTGAGCAAGGGGTCATTATTCTTCCACCAACAGACAGTTTCTCTCTGTTCCAAAATGTGTCATGTTGATAATAATGGAAGAGAGTTAATCCTACCATCATTGTTCAATACACATCATGATATGGTTAATACGGAACAACTTTTCACGTGTAATAACACGAGTCACGCCTTAAGTAAGAGCTCTACCCCCAATAATTACAAGCATATTTACAATGGAGTGAGAAACCACTCATGCAATGAAACCGGGTATAAAACTGAACAAGACTCTAACCCTATGAAACATCAGGGACCTCAATCTTCAGACAAAGATTCTAAAAATAGTACATGTAGGAATATCTTGTATCAAATATCAGGTCTTCCACTAAATGAGAGTACACATACTGGAGAGAAGACTTATAATTGTGAATATGGTGATGTTTCTAATCAATCTTCAAATGTCACTCAACAGCAGAGTATTCAGAATCCGCAGACAAGTTACAAGTGTAAGAAATGTGAGAAAGCCTTTACTAACTCATCCAGTCTAAGTAGACAAAGGAAAATTCATTCAGGATGGAAACCTTTCAAATGTACAGAGTGTGGCAACACCTCTAATCAGAATTCAAAGCTTAGTCAAGATCGGCAAATCCACCCTGGCAAGAAACCTTAcgaatgtaaggaatgtggaaaaGCATTTATGTCTTGCTCACATCTTAGTCGACATCAGCGAATTCACACTGGGGAGAAGCCTTATAAATGTACAAagtgtggcaaagcctttaatcAGAACTCAAATCTTACTCAACATCAGCGAATCCATACAGAGCAGAAACCTTACAAAGGTAAGGAAGGTGGCAAAGCCACTTTTAGGTGTTCACATTTCAGTCTACATCAGCGAGTTCATGCAGGGGAGAAACCAAACACATGTAAAGAATGTGGCAAGGTGTTTCCTTGTAGCTTACGTCTTACTCAACATCAGATAACTCATATGCAGCAGAAATCATACAAATGTACAAagtgtggcaaagcctttaatcAGAAGTCAAATCTTACTCAAcaccagagaattcatactggagagaagccttatAAATGTAAGGATTGTGGCAAAGCATTTAACCAGTGCTCAGGTCTTACTtaccatcagagaattcatactggagagaagccttatAAATGTAAGGATTGTGGCAAAGCATTTAGACAACGCTCATATCTTACTAAACATCAAGTAATCCATACTGGAGAGAAAtcttataaatgtaaagaatgcGGAAAAGCCTTCAGTCACTACTCAACTCTTGCTAAACATCaacgaattcatactggagagaagccttatAAATGTAAGGATTGTGGCAAAGAATTTAACCAGTGCTCAGGTCTTACTtaccatcagagaattcatactggagagaaaccttataaatgtacagaatgcgGGAAATCCTTTAGTCAGAACTCAACTCTTACTCAACACCAGCGAATTCATACTGGGGAGAGgccttataaatgtaaagattGTGGCAAAGACTTTAGCAAGCACTCAGGTCTTACTtaccatcagagaattcatactggagagaaaccttataaatgtacagaatgcgGAAAAGCCTTCTGTCACCACTCAAGTCTTATTCAAcaccagagaattcatactggagagaaaccttacaaatgtaaagaatgtggaaAAGCCTTTATCAAGCACTCACATCTTACtcaacatcagagaattcatattGGAGGAAAAACCTTATGA